The following are from one region of the Lentimicrobiaceae bacterium genome:
- a CDS encoding RNA-binding transcriptional accessory protein — translation MNENENIFSEKIARELNLQAWQVFNTIKLMEGGATIPFIARYRKEMTGSLDEVQLALIRDRHEVLVETEKRRAYILSSIIEQEKLTPELERQISEALTLTELEDIYLPYKPKRKTRATIAREKGLEPLAQILMAQQPIDPELKAEAFIDEEKSVTTTGDALAGARDIIAEWVNESKTSRERVRNLFTREAMIVSRPVKGKELDGMLYQNYFDTRENILKAPSHRVLAMFRGEAEGFLRLSVEPEEEKAVEMLDRIFVKAENDAALQVKAAVKDAYKRLLQPSMETEIRQLAKQKADDEAIKVFAGNLRQLLLAAPLGQKNILAIDPGFRTGCKVVCLDRQGRLLHNETIYPHPPQNEVKEAVAKIKNLVSAYGIEAIAIGNGTAGRETDYFISKIPFDRELISIMVNESGASVYSASSVAREEFPEYDVTVRGAVSIGRRLMDPLAELVKIDPKSIGVGQYQHDVSQPALQRSLEDTVVNCVNQVGVELNTASKQLLSYVSGVGPVLAQNIVDYRNKNGEFKTRNELLKVKRLGDKAFEQAAGFLRIRNAKNPLDRSAVHPESYPIVQRMAQKLNCSVEDLIEKEELRKNINPREFITDSAGLPTISDILQELSKPGRDPREQFDLFEFDKNINSIADLRPGMVLNGIVSNITAFGAFVDIGVHQDGLVHVSQLANRFVKDPNEVVKLTQHVRVKVMDVDVQRKRIALSIKEAANQ, via the coding sequence ATGAACGAAAACGAAAATATTTTTTCAGAGAAAATTGCCCGCGAATTAAATTTGCAAGCCTGGCAGGTGTTCAATACCATCAAACTGATGGAAGGCGGAGCTACAATTCCCTTTATTGCCCGTTACCGGAAGGAGATGACCGGAAGCCTGGATGAGGTGCAATTGGCCTTAATCCGCGACCGGCATGAAGTGTTGGTTGAAACAGAAAAACGTCGCGCCTATATTCTCAGTTCTATCATTGAGCAGGAGAAATTGACGCCTGAACTGGAACGCCAGATTTCTGAAGCACTCACGCTTACCGAGCTTGAAGATATTTACCTTCCATATAAACCCAAGCGTAAAACCAGGGCTACCATTGCCAGGGAAAAAGGACTCGAACCCCTTGCGCAAATTCTGATGGCTCAGCAACCCATCGATCCGGAACTGAAAGCAGAAGCTTTTATTGATGAAGAAAAATCGGTGACTACTACCGGGGATGCATTGGCCGGAGCCCGTGATATTATTGCGGAGTGGGTGAATGAAAGCAAAACTTCGCGCGAGAGGGTCAGAAATTTATTTACCAGAGAGGCAATGATAGTTTCCAGGCCTGTGAAAGGGAAGGAACTTGATGGAATGCTGTATCAGAATTATTTCGATACCAGAGAAAATATCCTGAAAGCACCTTCTCACAGGGTGCTGGCTATGTTCCGCGGCGAGGCTGAAGGTTTCCTGAGGTTGTCAGTTGAGCCCGAAGAAGAAAAAGCAGTGGAAATGCTCGATCGCATATTTGTAAAGGCTGAAAATGATGCCGCTTTGCAGGTGAAAGCTGCTGTAAAAGATGCTTATAAGCGATTGCTGCAACCCTCAATGGAAACAGAAATACGGCAATTGGCCAAACAAAAAGCCGATGACGAAGCCATTAAAGTTTTTGCCGGAAATCTCAGGCAACTGTTGCTGGCTGCTCCATTGGGACAAAAAAACATCTTGGCCATTGATCCCGGTTTCCGTACCGGGTGCAAGGTAGTGTGCCTCGATCGTCAGGGGCGCCTGTTGCACAATGAAACCATTTATCCGCATCCTCCGCAAAACGAAGTAAAAGAAGCAGTCGCTAAAATCAAAAATCTGGTTTCAGCCTATGGTATTGAAGCCATTGCCATCGGAAATGGAACCGCCGGCCGCGAAACTGATTATTTTATCAGCAAAATACCTTTCGACCGCGAGTTAATCTCCATTATGGTTAACGAAAGCGGAGCTTCGGTTTATTCGGCTTCATCGGTGGCCCGCGAAGAGTTTCCTGAGTACGATGTAACTGTCAGAGGTGCAGTTTCCATTGGTCGCCGCCTGATGGATCCACTGGCCGAACTCGTAAAAATTGATCCCAAATCGATTGGTGTAGGCCAGTATCAGCACGATGTAAGTCAACCTGCCTTGCAGCGCAGTCTCGAAGATACCGTGGTAAACTGTGTGAACCAGGTAGGAGTTGAACTTAACACAGCCAGCAAGCAGTTGTTGAGCTACGTTTCGGGTGTGGGACCGGTTCTGGCTCAGAATATAGTAGACTACCGGAATAAAAACGGGGAATTTAAAACCAGAAATGAACTGCTTAAAGTAAAACGTTTGGGCGACAAGGCGTTTGAGCAGGCCGCAGGCTTCCTCCGGATTAGGAATGCCAAAAACCCACTCGACAGAAGCGCTGTACACCCCGAGAGCTATCCAATTGTTCAGCGAATGGCTCAAAAACTGAATTGCAGTGTAGAGGATTTGATTGAAAAAGAAGAATTGCGCAAAAATATCAATCCGCGGGAGTTTATAACCGATAGTGCCGGTTTGCCCACCATCAGCGATATTCTTCAGGAATTGTCAAAACCCGGCCGCGACCCGCGTGAGCAGTTCGATTTGTTTGAATTTGATAAAAATATCAACAGCATTGCCGACCTGAGGCCTGGGATGGTGCTCAACGGCATTGTTTCAAATATCACTGCGTTTGGCGCTTTTGTCGACATTGGAGTGCATCAGGACGGACTGGTGCATGTGAGCCAGCTGGCCAACCGGTTTGTAAAAGACCCCAACGAGGTGGTTAAGCTTACCCAGCATGTGCGTGTTAAAGTGATGGATGTTGATGTTCAGCGCAAGCGCATTGCATTATCTATCAAAGAGGCCGCCAATCAATAA
- a CDS encoding ATP-binding protein encodes MLLKRDIEMAYHEQHEQVETKHGFIERQFMQRFIPAGKHIEVISGIRRCGKSTLMKQLIQARYQKTAYFNFEDARVYGFEVSDFQKLDEVIGKDIEAYFFDEIQNVTDWEIFIRQLHDRNEKVYLTGSNATLLSKELGTRLTGRHIRHELFPFSFEEFLSYKGIENNLDSLNMYLLQGGFPEYLEILKKEVLQNLLKDIVFRDIAIRYAIRNTTSLMDITLYLLSNIGKEISFNNLRKTFSVGSANTVSDYLSWLADAYLLFFLPRFSWSAKSIAANPRKVYAIDNGLVNANTLSFSADRGRMLENAVYQYLRRQGSDLFYFREERECDFIVFRQKECRQLIQVCEVLDQDTFKREVEGLQEAMKFFKMAEGYILTLNQKDSLEIGEYKISVMPVFEFFT; translated from the coding sequence ATGCTATTAAAAAGGGACATAGAAATGGCCTATCATGAGCAGCATGAACAAGTTGAAACAAAACATGGGTTTATTGAAAGGCAGTTTATGCAAAGGTTCATCCCGGCCGGTAAGCATATTGAGGTAATTTCGGGGATTCGAAGATGTGGTAAAAGCACCCTGATGAAACAACTTATTCAGGCCAGATATCAGAAAACAGCCTATTTCAACTTTGAAGATGCAAGGGTATACGGATTTGAAGTAAGCGATTTTCAAAAGCTTGATGAGGTAATTGGCAAAGACATAGAGGCTTACTTTTTTGATGAAATACAAAATGTAACTGATTGGGAAATCTTCATCAGGCAGTTACATGACCGAAATGAAAAAGTATATCTGACCGGATCTAATGCAACCTTATTGAGTAAGGAACTGGGAACACGACTGACCGGCCGGCATATCCGTCATGAATTGTTTCCCTTTTCGTTCGAAGAGTTTTTAAGCTACAAGGGAATCGAAAACAACCTTGATTCCTTAAACATGTACCTCTTGCAGGGGGGATTTCCGGAATATCTGGAAATACTCAAAAAGGAAGTGCTTCAAAACCTGCTAAAAGACATTGTTTTCCGGGATATCGCGATAAGGTACGCCATCAGAAACACCACAAGCCTGATGGACATAACTCTGTATTTGCTGTCAAATATTGGTAAAGAAATCTCATTCAACAACCTTCGTAAAACCTTTTCGGTGGGTTCAGCCAATACTGTTTCTGATTATCTTTCATGGCTTGCCGATGCCTACCTGCTGTTTTTTCTTCCCCGGTTTAGCTGGTCGGCTAAAAGCATTGCAGCGAATCCACGAAAAGTATATGCCATAGACAATGGTTTAGTGAATGCAAACACCCTTAGTTTTAGCGCTGATCGCGGACGGATGCTTGAAAATGCTGTCTATCAGTATTTACGACGTCAGGGAAGTGATCTTTTCTATTTCCGTGAAGAACGTGAATGTGATTTTATTGTATTCAGGCAGAAAGAGTGCAGGCAGTTGATTCAGGTATGTGAAGTCCTTGACCAAGATACCTTTAAGCGCGAAGTGGAGGGATTGCAGGAAGCTATGAAGTTTTTTAAGATGGCTGAAGGCTATATCCTGACACTAAACCAGAAGGATTCCCTTGAAATCGGGGAATATAAAATATCGGTAATGCCAGTATTTGAATTCTTCACATGA
- a CDS encoding transglycosylase domain-containing protein — MNKIWITRKTALYTGALITALLLLLFMVRNPLLRYAIDKKTEGFSLKTGAEISYKKAYFSGWSTINIDSLSMIPPGGDTLLSIAHLNITIKPLALLGLKIRFGDAVMTHPSIQLKRLGHQSNYLFLLDRKTSDTTQINTTKNSDKDYAGRVSRIFGMLFNFIPSSIKVEQFSISADIDHHTFSFSFPRLDINNSRFSTTATITDDSLSAHWLLSGILNTSEKRVAMEIKKQDSGRLMIPYIHQRWNTVVAFDSASLNLAFTLSDSGTAHISGKTNIYNALFNHPKISPSDVKFEKSEIAYLVNFGKSTIELDSSSVISFNKIEFNPYIRYQIMPEKAIKISVHKPDFGAQDFFGSLPEGLFTNLEGIRVKGRLSFNLDFNYTFNQPDSLLFNAALKSKGFRVEQFGNTNFTYINLPFTYTAFEKGQPVRTFEVGPGNPDFRTIEQIPAYLKNAIMTSEDGSFYFHRGFIPDAIRASIITNIKEKRFARGGSTISMQLVKNVFLNRNKNITRKLEEMLITWLIESQQLVNKDRMFEVYLNIIETGPMVYGVNEAARFYFNKDVSKLSLAESIYLASIIPKPKWFRYSFNKDGTLRENLQSYYSLVSGKMLRKEWITQDEFDKLKPEIELKGPARELVLPADSIPVEDLPDFETESSAPLSFMGL, encoded by the coding sequence GTGAACAAAATATGGATTACCCGCAAAACAGCACTGTACACCGGAGCTTTAATAACGGCATTGTTGCTGTTGCTTTTCATGGTAAGAAACCCGTTGCTCAGGTATGCCATTGATAAAAAAACTGAAGGCTTCAGTCTGAAAACAGGTGCAGAAATCAGTTACAAAAAAGCCTATTTCTCGGGATGGAGCACCATCAATATCGATTCGCTAAGTATGATACCCCCGGGTGGTGACACGTTGCTCAGCATTGCACATTTGAACATCACTATCAAACCGCTGGCCCTGCTGGGGCTAAAAATCAGATTTGGCGATGCAGTTATGACCCATCCTTCCATTCAATTAAAAAGGCTTGGCCATCAAAGCAATTACCTGTTTCTGCTCGACCGAAAAACAAGTGACACCACCCAAATAAATACAACAAAAAACAGTGATAAGGATTACGCCGGCAGGGTTTCCAGAATATTTGGCATGCTTTTCAATTTTATTCCTTCATCAATCAAAGTTGAGCAATTTAGCATAAGCGCCGACATTGACCACCACACATTTTCATTCAGTTTTCCCAGGCTCGATATCAACAACAGCCGGTTCAGCACAACAGCAACCATTACCGACGACAGCTTATCGGCACATTGGCTGCTCTCGGGAATTCTGAACACCTCTGAAAAAAGGGTTGCAATGGAGATAAAAAAGCAGGATTCAGGCAGGTTAATGATTCCATACATTCATCAGCGCTGGAATACAGTGGTGGCCTTTGACTCGGCCAGCCTTAACCTGGCATTTACTTTATCTGATTCGGGCACAGCTCATATTTCAGGTAAAACCAATATTTACAATGCACTATTTAACCACCCGAAGATTTCGCCTTCAGATGTAAAGTTTGAAAAAAGCGAAATAGCATACCTGGTAAATTTCGGCAAATCAACCATTGAACTCGACAGTTCGTCCGTTATATCGTTTAATAAAATTGAATTCAATCCGTACATCCGCTACCAAATAATGCCTGAAAAGGCTATCAAAATCAGTGTTCATAAACCCGATTTTGGCGCACAGGACTTTTTCGGGTCGCTGCCGGAAGGTTTGTTCACCAACCTCGAAGGAATCAGGGTAAAAGGAAGGCTTAGTTTTAATCTTGACTTTAACTATACCTTTAACCAACCGGATTCACTCCTGTTTAATGCAGCACTTAAATCAAAGGGATTCAGGGTGGAACAATTTGGAAATACAAATTTCACTTACATTAATTTACCTTTTACTTACACGGCGTTTGAAAAAGGACAGCCGGTCAGAACCTTCGAAGTAGGGCCCGGAAATCCCGATTTCAGAACCATTGAACAGATTCCGGCTTATCTCAAAAACGCCATCATGACATCGGAGGATGGTTCTTTTTATTTCCACCGGGGATTTATACCCGATGCCATCCGTGCCAGTATCATCACCAATATCAAAGAGAAGCGCTTTGCCCGGGGCGGCAGCACAATAAGTATGCAGCTGGTTAAAAATGTATTCCTTAACCGGAACAAAAATATTACCCGAAAGCTGGAAGAGATGCTGATTACCTGGCTGATTGAATCGCAGCAGCTGGTAAATAAAGACAGAATGTTTGAGGTATATTTGAATATTATTGAAACCGGCCCAATGGTTTATGGCGTAAACGAAGCTGCCCGTTTTTACTTTAATAAGGATGTATCAAAGCTAAGTCTGGCAGAGAGTATTTATCTGGCCAGCATCATTCCAAAGCCTAAATGGTTCAGGTATTCATTTAATAAGGATGGAACACTGCGTGAAAACCTGCAATCATATTATAGTTTGGTTTCCGGCAAAATGCTGCGGAAAGAATGGATAACCCAGGATGAATTTGACAAGCTAAAACCTGAAATTGAGTTGAAAGGTCCGGCGCGTGAGCTTGTTTTGCCGGCCGATTCAATACCCGTAGAAGATCTGCCGGATTTTGAAACAGAAAGTTCAGCCCCGCTTAGCTTTATGGGTCTTTAG
- a CDS encoding PorT family protein: MTNQDLLLMFKKLILLVLPFFVLSVHHTYAQRIMGAVIAGVNATQVDGDEVFGYHKFGLNAGAAAIIPFNNKWSVSIENIYSQKGAHQRSVYLDSLDGSYDLKLNYLDVPVLVQFTDKDIVTFGAGMSWGRLVGIAEQRNGYDLNETTLESGIYRSSDLNLLIDVKFRLIDRLRFNVRYAYSVRPIATREIIDSKTGKPNIRDQYNGMFTFRLYYVFNERLSRESRSQTPQIR, encoded by the coding sequence ATGACCAATCAAGATTTGCTACTGATGTTTAAAAAACTGATACTACTTGTCCTTCCATTTTTCGTTTTGTCTGTTCATCACACCTATGCCCAGCGTATCATGGGGGCTGTAATTGCCGGTGTAAATGCCACACAGGTTGATGGCGACGAAGTTTTTGGCTACCATAAGTTTGGTTTAAATGCCGGCGCTGCAGCAATTATTCCTTTCAACAACAAGTGGTCGGTAAGTATCGAAAATATATACAGCCAGAAAGGCGCTCATCAGCGCAGCGTTTATCTTGATTCACTGGATGGTTCATATGACTTAAAGCTGAATTATCTGGATGTGCCGGTGCTGGTGCAGTTTACCGACAAAGATATTGTAACCTTCGGGGCTGGCATGTCATGGGGGCGATTGGTGGGTATTGCTGAACAGCGCAATGGATATGATTTGAATGAAACCACGCTCGAAAGCGGAATTTACCGCAGCAGCGACCTTAATCTGCTTATTGATGTTAAATTCAGGTTGATTGACAGGCTACGGTTTAATGTACGGTATGCTTATTCTGTCAGACCCATTGCTACCCGCGAAATCATTGATTCAAAAACCGGCAAACCCAATATCCGCGATCAGTACAACGGAATGTTTACTTTCAGACTCTACTATGTGTTTAACGAAAGATTGAGTCGCGAAAGCCGCAGCCAAACGCCGCAAATCAGATAA
- a CDS encoding cupin domain-containing protein: protein MKPSSYFVEHLGLQRHPEGGWYKEVYRSPFILAKQAINDSFSGDRNLSTSIYFLLEGDDFSAFHRIKSDEIWNFHAGSSLVIYWIDLNGLIQMRRLGEELHSGDSPQVVVPAGCWFAAKPISPDTYCLVGCSVAPGFDFADFEMAKRNLLLREYPEHKDMIFEFTRD, encoded by the coding sequence ATGAAACCTTCTTCCTATTTTGTTGAACATCTTGGCCTTCAGCGTCATCCGGAAGGAGGCTGGTATAAAGAAGTTTACCGTTCTCCCTTTATTCTGGCAAAACAGGCCATCAATGATTCTTTTTCAGGAGATCGGAACCTCTCAACTTCTATTTATTTTTTGTTGGAAGGTGATGATTTTTCAGCTTTTCATCGCATAAAATCTGACGAAATATGGAATTTTCATGCCGGTAGCTCCCTGGTTATTTATTGGATTGATTTGAATGGTCTTATACAGATGCGCCGACTGGGAGAAGAGTTGCATTCAGGCGATTCGCCTCAGGTGGTAGTGCCGGCCGGATGCTGGTTTGCTGCCAAACCAATCAGTCCCGATACTTATTGCCTTGTTGGCTGTTCTGTGGCGCCTGGTTTCGATTTTGCCGATTTTGAAATGGCCAAACGAAATTTGCTTCTCCGCGAATATCCCGAGCATAAGGATATGATATTTGAATTTACAAGGGATTAG
- a CDS encoding 30S ribosomal protein S16 has product MPTKMRLQRHGKKGRPFYHIVIADGRAPRDGRFIEKIGTYNPVAKPAEIDLDFAKAYDWFVKGADPTPTVKAILSEQGILHYNHLMKGVAKGAFTKEVAEVRFNEWKEAKQAKITSAEKAVELSEKEAMKKRLADEIKVNEARAAEIAKKLQKEAEAANEATEEPVAETDAEASAEATEEPAAE; this is encoded by the coding sequence ATGCCAACAAAAATGAGATTACAACGTCATGGTAAAAAGGGCAGGCCTTTCTATCACATTGTAATTGCGGACGGTCGTGCACCCCGGGATGGAAGATTCATCGAAAAGATTGGCACGTATAACCCTGTTGCGAAACCTGCAGAAATCGATCTTGATTTTGCTAAAGCTTACGATTGGTTTGTAAAAGGAGCCGATCCCACGCCAACCGTAAAAGCAATTCTTTCTGAGCAAGGTATCCTGCACTACAATCACCTGATGAAAGGTGTAGCTAAAGGTGCATTTACCAAAGAAGTTGCTGAAGTTCGTTTCAACGAATGGAAAGAAGCCAAACAGGCCAAAATCACCAGCGCCGAGAAAGCTGTTGAACTGAGCGAAAAAGAGGCAATGAAAAAGCGCCTGGCTGACGAAATTAAAGTAAATGAAGCCCGCGCTGCTGAGATTGCTAAAAAACTTCAGAAAGAAGCGGAAGCTGCCAACGAAGCCACAGAAGAACCTGTAGCTGAAACAGACGCCGAAGCCTCAGCCGAAGCCACTGAAGAACCTGCTGCAGAATAA
- a CDS encoding YqaE/Pmp3 family membrane protein, translating into MSLLRVLLCIIFPPLAVVDKGCGSVLIVFLLTIAGWIPGVIAALIIVNKR; encoded by the coding sequence ATGTCGCTTCTCCGGGTATTGCTCTGTATAATTTTTCCGCCTTTGGCTGTGGTTGACAAAGGCTGTGGTTCGGTGCTGATTGTATTTTTGCTAACCATTGCCGGATGGATTCCTGGGGTGATAGCGGCATTGATTATTGTAAACAAGCGCTGA
- a CDS encoding methyltransferase → MAFRFKQFTIDDSACPMKVGTDSVLLGSWADFSQSTEILDIGTGSGLLALMAAQQSQSNITAIEIDESSVKTAVCNFQTSPWPHKFSTFHISLQDFCRQAIPGSFNHIITNPPYFINSLKSPEPTRSHARHNDLLSFEALAFCASLLLAKGGLLSMVLPVKEAAIFLAQAEVHHLHLNRRLDIIPREGKPANRILFEFGKNQQQPLQAQQLSIRHQSGEYTDEYKSLTAAFYLHF, encoded by the coding sequence ATGGCTTTCCGTTTTAAGCAATTTACAATTGACGATTCAGCTTGCCCGATGAAAGTCGGCACAGACTCTGTTTTGCTTGGCTCATGGGCCGACTTTTCGCAAAGTACAGAAATACTGGACATTGGCACAGGCAGCGGTCTGCTGGCGCTAATGGCTGCCCAGCAGAGCCAAAGTAACATTACGGCTATTGAAATAGATGAATCTTCCGTAAAAACAGCTGTTTGCAACTTTCAAACGAGCCCCTGGCCTCATAAGTTCAGCACTTTTCACATTAGCCTTCAGGACTTTTGCCGGCAAGCCATCCCCGGCAGTTTCAACCATATTATTACCAATCCGCCTTATTTCATTAACTCATTAAAGTCGCCGGAACCAACGCGGAGCCATGCCCGCCATAACGACCTGCTTTCCTTTGAAGCCCTTGCTTTTTGTGCTTCACTCCTGCTTGCCAAAGGAGGTTTGCTCAGCATGGTGCTGCCAGTAAAGGAAGCGGCCATTTTCCTTGCTCAGGCAGAAGTCCATCACCTGCATCTGAACAGAAGACTTGATATTATTCCACGCGAAGGGAAACCTGCCAACAGAATTCTTTTTGAATTTGGCAAAAACCAACAACAGCCCTTGCAAGCACAACAATTATCAATCCGCCATCAATCAGGCGAATACACCGATGAATATAAGAGCCTGACTGCTGCTTTTTATCTTCATTTCTGA
- the rimM gene encoding 16S rRNA processing protein RimM has protein sequence MMEGYFYLGKITKLFAAKGALQIYLDTDNPENYLKMESVFVQMNGQLIPFFIESIDLRHNNNAVVTFLDVDDVAMASLLVNCELYLPNSMLPPLTGNRFYYHEVKGFTVLDKNFGEAGIVEEVLEYPHQAVLRSMLKGKEILIPITDEIILDVDREKKTVYTDAPEGLIELYLD, from the coding sequence ATGATGGAAGGCTATTTTTACCTCGGCAAAATAACCAAATTATTTGCAGCCAAAGGAGCTCTCCAGATATATCTCGATACAGATAATCCTGAAAATTACCTTAAAATGGAATCAGTTTTCGTTCAGATGAACGGCCAGCTGATTCCATTTTTTATTGAATCCATTGACCTGAGGCACAATAACAATGCAGTGGTTACCTTTCTGGATGTGGATGATGTTGCCATGGCCTCCCTTCTGGTAAATTGCGAACTTTATCTGCCCAATTCCATGCTTCCCCCGTTAACCGGCAACCGGTTTTATTATCACGAGGTGAAGGGCTTTACAGTACTCGACAAAAATTTTGGAGAAGCCGGAATAGTGGAAGAGGTATTGGAATACCCCCACCAGGCTGTGCTGAGAAGTATGCTGAAAGGAAAAGAAATTCTGATTCCGATTACAGATGAGATAATTCTGGATGTAGACAGAGAGAAAAAAACAGTCTATACCGACGCACCAGAAGGACTGATAGAGCTCTATCTGGATTAA